The Candidatus Nitrosotenuis cloacae genome contains a region encoding:
- a CDS encoding MBL fold metallo-hydrolase: MTKNGIVCSVGDRSVHIDPKTAVADAINFVSHAHSDHLPHSARGTVLTTRETREIATLRGRNLSDHVESLDNFELYDSGHILGARGLLFDDIFYTGDICTRQRGFLKAASVPKCKVLITECTFGKPEFIFPTTDEIVKRVNETISDLYHKGKPVLLLGYQLGKAQTLSCLFDHWDPLYYHDSVKEMNDLHRRLGIPIKPGLGHTEAQAAGLLDKKPWVMVCPLMSNNNAFIKEMKSKYDAVTIGFSGWAKSPYLPYARKNDYSVPLSDHCDYSDLIDLVKRSGAEKIYTVHGFVDEFASDLIKMGFDAQPLKENSLDEFF, from the coding sequence CGTCCACATCGATCCGAAAACCGCCGTGGCAGACGCCATCAACTTTGTATCTCACGCACATTCCGATCATCTCCCACACAGCGCGCGCGGGACAGTTCTAACTACTAGGGAGACCCGTGAGATTGCGACACTTAGGGGACGGAACCTGTCTGACCACGTGGAATCACTTGACAACTTTGAATTGTATGATTCGGGCCACATTCTTGGAGCACGGGGTCTTTTGTTTGATGATATCTTCTACACCGGTGACATCTGTACTAGGCAAAGGGGATTCCTAAAGGCTGCAAGTGTTCCAAAGTGTAAGGTCTTGATTACAGAGTGCACGTTTGGAAAACCGGAATTTATCTTTCCGACCACCGATGAAATCGTCAAAAGAGTAAACGAGACGATATCTGATTTGTACCACAAGGGGAAACCCGTCTTGTTGCTTGGATACCAGCTTGGAAAGGCTCAAACATTGTCCTGTCTTTTTGATCACTGGGATCCATTATACTATCACGATTCTGTCAAGGAGATGAACGATCTACACAGAAGACTTGGAATCCCAATCAAGCCTGGACTGGGACACACCGAGGCTCAGGCTGCAGGACTGCTGGACAAAAAACCATGGGTGATGGTCTGTCCGCTCATGTCCAACAACAACGCATTCATCAAAGAGATGAAATCAAAATATGATGCTGTGACCATCGGATTCTCGGGCTGGGCAAAGTCACCATACCTACCATACGCACGAAAAAACGACTATTCCGTCCCACTCTCAGATCATTGTGACTATTCTGATCTAATTGACCTTGTAAAAAGATCGGGCGCAGAAAAAATCTACACCGTCCACGGATTCGTCGACGAGTTTGCGTCCGACCTAATTAAAATGGGCTTTGATGCCCAGCCACTCAAGGAAAACTCACTGGATGAATTCTTTTAA